From the Marivivens sp. LCG002 genome, the window AATAGTCAGGCTCGTTTTCAAGACGCGCAATAATCGGAGGAAGCGAAGGAACGGTCGGAACGATCACTGCATCATATCCCGATGCAAATTCAGCATAGGCTGCACGGATGTCGCTCAACTCGGCCCAACCCGCGATGTAATCCACCGCCGTAAACGACCCCCCCGGACGGATGCGCGTCAGGATCTGGTGATACATTTTCGAAGGGTCGGCCTCGATCGTATTCCGCCAATAGGCATAGGCATCAGCGGTGAACAGCATCCCAGCCAATTCAAAGGCGCGTCGAAGCGGCTCGAAGTGACCGTGGACGATCTCGGCCCCAGCAGCGTTCAAGCGGTCCCGCGCGCTGTAAAAGGCCGCCTTGGGGGCTTCGCGCAGATCCTCCATCGCGATCGTATCAAGGATCAGCAAACGGGTGCCCCGTAGGGACCCTCCAGCAAGGTCGGCGGGCTTGCGCCCCTCGAGCACCGCCAGCAAAAGCGCCGAGTCTTCGACCGTTCGACACAGCGGCCCAACGGTATCAAAGGTTTTGCAGAGCGGCACCACGCCTTCAAGGCTGAGCCGCCCGTGCGTGGTCTTGAGCCCCACAAGGTCGTTCCAGGCCGAGGGCACCCTAACAGAACCACCCGTGTCGGACCCGATTGCCGCCGCCGCCAGCCCGAAGGCCACGGATGCCGCAGCCCCCGAAGACGATCCGCCGGGAACACATTCGGGATAGTTCTTGCAAGGCGGCGTCGCGGTCATCGGGTTCAAACCAAGCCCCGAAAAAGCGATCTCGGTCATATGCGTCTTGCCAAGGCAGACGAGCCCCCCTTCGGTCGCGCGTTGGAGCACGAGTGCATCTTGCGACGGAACCCGCCCTTCCAGCAAACGTGTGCCCGCCTCGGTTGCTATTCCATTGGTATCAAACAGGTCCTTCCAGGAAATCGGCACCCCATCGAGCATCGAACGCCGTTGCCCGATTTTGGCCCGATGCGAGGCAGCCTTGGCCTCCGCTCGGGCGCGATCGGCTGTCACCCGCGCGTAGATGCGGTCGCGGAACGGATGCGCATCGATGGCGCCAAGATAGGCTTCGGTAAGTTCGACCGGATCAATTTCACCGCGTTCGATTCCGCGCCCCAGTTCCGCCGCCGATGCCCAAAGCCATTCTTGCATGACCGTCTCCAAAAATATGTGCCGAAGTTCAAGGTAGCGGCCAAGGATCGCATGGACAATCCCGCCGATCATACCATAGTTCACATCATGACCCATGATCAGGACATTCTCATCGTTGGCGGCGGCCTGAACGGCCCGGCTCTGGCTCTGGCTCTCGCGAAATCGGGGTTCCGCGTCGGCGTGATCGACGCCCTGCCGATCGACACCCGCAAGGACCCCGACTTTGACGGACGGGCCTATGCGCTCGCCCTTGCCTCGCAGCGTCTGCTCAAGGCTATCGGCATTTGGCAAAGTGTTGCAGAGCTCGCCCAACCTATGCTCGAGATCAAAGTCACCGATGGCCGCGCAGGCGAAGGGGCCTCTCCTTGGATGCTGCACTTCG encodes:
- a CDS encoding amidase family protein, which translates into the protein MQEWLWASAAELGRGIERGEIDPVELTEAYLGAIDAHPFRDRIYARVTADRARAEAKAASHRAKIGQRRSMLDGVPISWKDLFDTNGIATEAGTRLLEGRVPSQDALVLQRATEGGLVCLGKTHMTEIAFSGLGLNPMTATPPCKNYPECVPGGSSSGAAASVAFGLAAAAIGSDTGGSVRVPSAWNDLVGLKTTHGRLSLEGVVPLCKTFDTVGPLCRTVEDSALLLAVLEGRKPADLAGGSLRGTRLLILDTIAMEDLREAPKAAFYSARDRLNAAGAEIVHGHFEPLRRAFELAGMLFTADAYAYWRNTIEADPSKMYHQILTRIRPGGSFTAVDYIAGWAELSDIRAAYAEFASGYDAVIVPTVPSLPPIIARLENEPDYFVQENLLALRNTRIGNLMGLCGLTIPTGVPSTGLLLNAAPNSEEKLLRLGGAVEAALA